The stretch of DNA GTTTATCAGGATGCTGGAATTAATCATACAGTAACTTCTTTTGCTCACAATATGCTCGGAGTATTGCAAGCAAGCGATTTGGTGATTGGACGCTCGGGGGCGACGATTATTAATGAGTTGCTTTGGGTTCAGGTACCAGCAATACTTATTCCTTACCCAGGAGCCTACGGACATCAAGAAGCAAATGCAAAATTTTTTACGCAAACCGTAGGGGGAGGGAGTATGATTTTACAAAAGCATTTAACGGAAGAAAGTTTACGCAAGCAGGTTTTGCTTGCTTTAGATTCAGCAACTAGTGAAAATAGGCGCAAAGCCCTGCTAGCCGCTCAAAAGAAAAAATCCTTCAAATCATTATATCAGTTTATCTGCGAATCTCTATAGGCTCACGATGAAAAGCTTGTTTTACCACTTCATTGGCATTGGTGGGATTGGAATGAGTGCTTTGGCACACATCCTTCTTGACCGAGGGTATCGTGTGTCAGGGAGCGATCTCTTAGAAGGAGAAATAGTACAGACTTTAAAAAACAAGGGAGCGAAATTTTTTCTAGGGCACAGAGAAGAACATATTCCAGAGGGAGCGGTAGTTGTATACGGCTCGGGAATTTCTCAGGAAAATCCAGAATTTTTATCTGCTAAAAATCGAGGACATCGGCTCATCCATAGAGCCGAGTTATTGGCAGAGCTTGCTAAAGACCAGATTTCTATCTTCGTGACAGGGAGCCATGGCAAGACAACAGTCTCTTCTTTAATCACTGCGATTTTACAAAAATTGGGAACAACACCTTCCTTTGCGATAGGCGGGTTAAATGGAGACGGAATAAATGGAGGCTCAGGATTCGAGTACTTCGTTGCAGAGGCTGATGAGAGCGATGGGTCTATTCAGCATTATTTACCAGAATTTTCTGTTATTACGAACATTGATGATGAGCATCTATCGAATTTTGGTGGAGACCGAGGGGCCCTGCTTGCTTCTTTGCAAGACTTTGCTTTTAGAACGCGGCGGAGCTGTTGGTACAACGGCGATTGCTCTCTGTTGCGCTCTTCCTTGAAGGGAAATACATTTGGATTTTCTTCCTCCTGCGATTTGCATATTCTATCTTATCGCCAGGAGGAATGGAGAGTATTCTTTACAGCGCAGTATCAAGGGATTCTCTATGAGGATGTAGAAGTTCAGTTAGCCGGTGAGCATAACGTGATGAATGCTGCTGCCGCTATGGGCATTGCTCTCTCTTTAGGAATAGATGAACTCACGATTAGGGATGCTTTGCGGGAATTTTCAGGGGTCCAACGAAGATTGCAAAGAAAAAATGTGTCGGAGACGTTTCTTTTCTTAGAAGATTATGCACATCATCCATCGGAGATTTCCTGCACACTGCAAGCTGTTCGTGCTGCTGTTGGACAAAGACGCGTTTTAGCCATTTGTCAGCCTCACCGGTTTTCTCGATTAAAAGAGTGTTGGGAGCGTTTTCCCTCTGCATTCAAATATGCTGATGAGGTGTTCTTAACAGAAGTATACGGAGCGGGGGAGAGAGAGGAAGAGGTTCCTTATCAGGAGCTTGCGCAGTCGATTAGTCGGGAGTCTTTAGTAAAGTGTACGTATGTTCCTTTCCAGGAATTGAAAAGGTTTTTAGAGCAGCGTATTCGTGTACATGATGTGTGTGTCTCTTTAGGCGCTGGTAATATTGTGACTTTAGGAGAGAGTTTACAAGATTTTGAGCCGAAGAAGCTGTCTTTAGGAATCCTCTGTGGGGGACGATCTTGTGAGCACGATATTTCTATTTTATCTGCAAAGAATATAGCGCGCCATCTTTCTTCGACTTTTTATGAGGTACAGGGATTCATAATTACCCGCGAAGGGTTATGGAAAAAGGTTTCCTTGCTAGAAGGGACTGAGGATTCCGAGAAGTCTATTTTCGATCCCGAGATAGCGATGCAGCTAGAGAGACTAGATGTAATAGTTCCTATATTACACGGTCCTTATGGAGAAGATGGAGCTATACAGGGATTTTTGGAGACGATTGGGAAGCCGTATACGGGACCTTCCGTTGTTTTTGCTGCGATAGGAATGAATAAGGTGCTTACTAAACGTTTTATGAGTGATCTAGGGATTCCTGTTGTTCCTTACTTACCTCTGACATTGACGGGCTGGAAGCAAGATCCAGAGAAGTGTTTAGCCCAGATCATGAAGGCTTTTTCATTCCCGATGTTCGTAAAAGCTGCCCACTTAGGGTCCAGTATCGGGGTTTTTGAAGTGCATGATGCTCAGGAGTTGCGAGAAGCGATTCACGAAGCTTTTGTTCTGGATAACGATGTTTTTATAGAAGAGAGTCGCTTAGGTTGTAAGGAGATAGAAGTTTCTTTCTTGGGGGATGGTGCAGGAGTCTTTTTTGTAGCAGGAATGCATGAACGACGTGGAAGCGGAGGATTTATTGATTATTGCGAGAAATATGGGCTAAGCGGAAAGCCTAGTGCGCAGATTGTATTTGATGTAGATCTTTCTCAAGAGATGCAAGAACAGCTACTCGGAGCAGCAGAAAAAATTTATCGTTTATTACAAGGGAAGGGATCTTGTCGTATTGATTTTTTGGTGGATGATGAAGGGAGTTTTTGGCTTTCGGAAATTAATCCTATTCCTGGAACGACAGAGTCAAGTCCTTTTCTTACAGCATTTGTTCGCAAGGGGTGGAGTTGTGAACAAATTATTCATCAACTGGTGATAGATGGATTACAACGTTTTGATCACCGCCAACGCTTGATATCGCCATCTTTTGTAGATCAAGCGTTCGTTGTGCGGTAGCGCTCAAAATGGAGGAATTCCTTTTGAAGCCGTCAAGCTAATCGTGATGATGAGAGCAAGTACAGCCGTGGCATACGCCAGCTAGAGTGCGGACAATAACAGAGGGTTCTTCTTCAACGCTGTTTTCAACAAATGGAGAGTCTTCCTCAAAATCTTCAGTAGAGGATGCTGTTGCATAGTCTAGAGACAGAGCTTCTTGATCTACAAGATTACCATTCTCTGGTTGAGCAAGCTCAACAAGGATTTTTTTCTGAAGTCTGGCGCCCACGCGTTTCAGAATGGTTCTTAATGCTTGTATAGTTTGTCCCTTTCTTCCGATAACTTTCCCCATGTCTTCAGAGGCCGTATGGATTTCCAGCTTAAGGGTTGCACTGGCTTTATCCTCGGATGATCGAATCTCTACGGAACTGGGATTGGCAACTAAATTTTTGACGATGTACGCTGCAAAATCTTCCATAAAATCCAATGTAAGTTGAGAAATAAATATCTTGATAAGAGGCTCTTTCCCAAGATTATGCGAAGAATATATGAAATTCTAAAAAAGCGTCAATATTTTCGCTTACAGGCCGTTATGGGCTAGTTTATGGTAATAATTTTTGAAGCAAGAAAGAGCTTTTTTTTTACTTGCGTTTCAATAAAAGGTAGTCTTTGCAACGTAGATCATAAACCGAGGTTTCTTCTGGAGAAAAGGCTCCTTGGGCGAGCCCTCGTTGGTAATGTTGAATCCCGGACAAAAAAGAGTCTTTCCGAAACCGCAATAATCCTCCGGAAGCGAGACGAACTACAAACTCTCCTGGATAGTTATCTATTTGAGATAGGTCGATGATGCTTGGGGGATCTATCTGTAGATTGTCTATTAAGATTTTTATGATATCAAGCATGTGTCTGGGAAGCTGTGGTTGGGTAAGGGCTGCCTCAGGGACAAAGACTTCAGGAAGTTTGAATGAGTGAAAAAAGGGGAGCGACGGGAACACCTTCCCTTCTAATCCTATGAGTGTATGGGTTTTGTTCCCTAGAAAAGCTAAGGGGGGGGATACGGAATAGGCAATTGCAAGTCCTTTGTGATCAGGAACTTTTTCAATGGAAAGGAAGGAAAAAATGCCGAGGGAGTTCAAAAAGTGTTCTGCCGATTTAGTAGAAAACGTTTGTAGGTAAGCAGGTTTATCCGCAGAAAGTTGCAATAGCTCTGAAAAAAAAGGTTCTGGAAGATGAGGAGGTTCTATACAGGTAAGGAATAAAGTTTTGATAGGAGTTAAGGTTTGTTTGAAAGCCCAAAAATTAGGGAAGGTAATCCATAAGCTAATAGGCAAAAAAATTAGAACACTGACAAAGATGCACACAAAAGAATAGGAAAGAGAATACCTAGGCCCTTTAGCCGAAAGACAACGCCATATACGTGCTAAAAAAGAGAATCTACGGGAGGGCAAAATAACCTCGGAAACACCTCTAGGAGAATCTAAAAAGAATTTCTTTTTTAGAGAGAAAAAAAGTCAGAAACCCTTATTTGAAAATAAAAGGTAGTTACTCCTTCCGTCAAGAATTTCATTGCGAGATTAAAAATAAGTTAGAGGGCCAACTATGGAATGGATAGCAAGAGAATACAAAAATATTTTCATAGTTTCTTTAAAAGGGGACTTAGATGCTGTGACAGTTCCTTCTTTAGAAGATTTTTTAACAAAAACTGTTGAGAAAGGACGTGTAAATATACTTCTAAATATGGAAAAAGTTTTTTATATGAGTAGCGCGGGGTTGCGCTTACTTCTTTCATTAGCAAAATTAACAAAAAATCGTAACGGCAAGCTTTGTATCTGTTGTCTTAGAGATGAAGTTGCTGATATCATCCGAGTCGCAGGATTGGATAAAGTCATTACCATCCGTAAAGCAGAACAAGAATCTTTTAGCGATTTTTAAACTATGCCTTTACCAGCTTCTTCGGGATCTACCACAGGATTCGCGGTATGTTTGGATCCTCAAAAAACTTTTTCAAAAATGTTCAAGCGGACAGTGATTCTGTTGGCAGGCCCTACGGGATCAGGGAAAACAGCGGTTTCTTTGAAATTAGCTCCACTTATTGATGGAGAGATTATTTCCGTAGATTCTATGCAGGTGTATCAGGGAATGGATATTGGAACTGCAAAAGTTTCTTTGGCTACCCGTCAAGCAATTCCTCATCATTTGATCGATATTTGTCATGTTCAGGATCCTTTCAACGCTGTGGATTTCTATTACCATGCAATACAAGCCTGCCAAGATATTTTATCGCGTAATAAAGTCCCCATTCTTGTCGGAGGGACAGGATTTTATTTCCACACTTTTCTAGCCGGACCTCCGCAGGGACCTTCTCCTGATTTTGCATTGCGAGAGCAACTGACGCGAGAGGAGCAAGAGCGGGGTGTCGGTGCTCTTTATCAAGAATTAGAAGGGTTGGATCCAACTTATGCAGCAACCATCACCAAGCACGATAAGAATAAAATTATTCGTGCTTTGGAGATTATTCGAAAGACTGGGAACAAAGTTTCGAGTTATTCGTGGGAGTCTACTGTCAATGAATCGAAAGAGTACCATTGTCGAGGCTGGCTGCTGTCTCCGGATCCGGAATTATTGCGGAATAATATTTTAGAACGCTGCGATCAGATGCTAGAGGATGGACTTTTGTCTGAGGTGCGTTCTCTGCTGGCTTCGGGGATCAAAGAAAATACATCGGCATCACGAGCCATCGGATATAGGGAATGGATCGAATTTTTGGAACTAGGAAGTCCCAAAGAGATATTCGAAGAGACAAAACAGAAATTTATTACTAACA from Chlamydia suis encodes:
- a CDS encoding bifunctional UDP-N-acetylmuramate--L-alanine ligase/D-alanine--D-alanine ligase, translated to MKSLFYHFIGIGGIGMSALAHILLDRGYRVSGSDLLEGEIVQTLKNKGAKFFLGHREEHIPEGAVVVYGSGISQENPEFLSAKNRGHRLIHRAELLAELAKDQISIFVTGSHGKTTVSSLITAILQKLGTTPSFAIGGLNGDGINGGSGFEYFVAEADESDGSIQHYLPEFSVITNIDDEHLSNFGGDRGALLASLQDFAFRTRRSCWYNGDCSLLRSSLKGNTFGFSSSCDLHILSYRQEEWRVFFTAQYQGILYEDVEVQLAGEHNVMNAAAAMGIALSLGIDELTIRDALREFSGVQRRLQRKNVSETFLFLEDYAHHPSEISCTLQAVRAAVGQRRVLAICQPHRFSRLKECWERFPSAFKYADEVFLTEVYGAGEREEEVPYQELAQSISRESLVKCTYVPFQELKRFLEQRIRVHDVCVSLGAGNIVTLGESLQDFEPKKLSLGILCGGRSCEHDISILSAKNIARHLSSTFYEVQGFIITREGLWKKVSLLEGTEDSEKSIFDPEIAMQLERLDVIVPILHGPYGEDGAIQGFLETIGKPYTGPSVVFAAIGMNKVLTKRFMSDLGIPVVPYLPLTLTGWKQDPEKCLAQIMKAFSFPMFVKAAHLGSSIGVFEVHDAQELREAIHEAFVLDNDVFIEESRLGCKEIEVSFLGDGAGVFFVAGMHERRGSGGFIDYCEKYGLSGKPSAQIVFDVDLSQEMQEQLLGAAEKIYRLLQGKGSCRIDFLVDDEGSFWLSEINPIPGTTESSPFLTAFVRKGWSCEQIIHQLVIDGLQRFDHRQRLISPSFVDQAFVVR
- a CDS encoding KH domain-containing protein; this encodes MEDFAAYIVKNLVANPSSVEIRSSEDKASATLKLEIHTASEDMGKVIGRKGQTIQALRTILKRVGARLQKKILVELAQPENGNLVDQEALSLDYATASSTEDFEEDSPFVENSVEEEPSVIVRTLAGVCHGCTCSHHHD
- a CDS encoding anti-sigma factor antagonist (This anti-anti-sigma factor, or anti-sigma factor antagonist, belongs to a family that includes characterized members SpoIIAA, RsbV, RsfA, and RsfB.) encodes the protein MEWIAREYKNIFIVSLKGDLDAVTVPSLEDFLTKTVEKGRVNILLNMEKVFYMSSAGLRLLLSLAKLTKNRNGKLCICCLRDEVADIIRVAGLDKVITIRKAEQESFSDF
- the miaA gene encoding tRNA (adenosine(37)-N6)-dimethylallyltransferase MiaA, producing the protein MPLPASSGSTTGFAVCLDPQKTFSKMFKRTVILLAGPTGSGKTAVSLKLAPLIDGEIISVDSMQVYQGMDIGTAKVSLATRQAIPHHLIDICHVQDPFNAVDFYYHAIQACQDILSRNKVPILVGGTGFYFHTFLAGPPQGPSPDFALREQLTREEQERGVGALYQELEGLDPTYAATITKHDKNKIIRALEIIRKTGNKVSSYSWESTVNESKEYHCRGWLLSPDPELLRNNILERCDQMLEDGLLSEVRSLLASGIKENTSASRAIGYREWIEFLELGSPKEIFEETKQKFITNTWRYTKKQRTWFKRYPLFRELSSKGKTLDDLARKIAQDYFSCG